A genomic region of Leptospira bourretii contains the following coding sequences:
- a CDS encoding response regulator transcription factor, producing the protein MKNILVIEDDPDIGNLIRKSLDSAHYTTSVFENGEDGLKFYKSNHPDLVILDLSLPDIDGMEICRSIRKSDESTPIFILSARTEEIDRIMGLELGADDYITKPFSVRELKTRVDVFFRRWDKKIGIKPNVGQAGEIIRGALKIDSIRRRVTLNENIINISRKEFDILQLLAGSPGKVFSREMILESVWGVEWDGFERMIDSHIKRIRSKLEKNSAQPEWIETIWGIGYRFTDNFENIVVPE; encoded by the coding sequence ATGAAAAATATTTTGGTAATTGAGGACGATCCGGACATCGGGAACCTAATCCGGAAATCTCTCGATTCTGCTCACTACACAACCTCCGTTTTTGAAAATGGCGAAGACGGTTTGAAATTTTACAAATCCAATCATCCTGATTTAGTGATTCTGGATCTCTCTCTACCGGATATTGATGGTATGGAAATTTGCCGTAGCATCCGAAAATCCGATGAAAGCACTCCAATTTTTATCCTTTCCGCAAGGACAGAAGAAATTGATCGAATCATGGGACTTGAGTTAGGTGCTGATGACTACATCACAAAACCTTTTTCGGTTCGTGAACTTAAAACCCGAGTGGATGTTTTCTTTCGTAGATGGGATAAAAAAATTGGGATCAAACCAAATGTGGGCCAAGCAGGAGAAATCATTCGCGGTGCACTTAAAATTGATTCCATCCGTCGTCGGGTCACTCTGAACGAAAACATCATCAATATTTCTAGAAAGGAATTTGACATCTTACAACTATTAGCTGGATCACCGGGAAAAGTTTTTTCTCGCGAAATGATTTTAGAATCAGTTTGGGGAGTGGAATGGGATGGATTCGAAAGGATGATCGACAGTCATATCAAACGCATTCGTTCTAAACTAGAAAAAAACTCTGCACAACCAGAATGGATCGAAACCATTTGGGGAATCGGATATCGTTTCACTGACAACTTTGAGAACATAGTCGTTCCAGAATGA
- a CDS encoding DUF883 family protein yields MEEVKRDKSLIDEIKLYEKKAKEIEQRAKEKYMEQVSDIKQKLGKASEEASIKAKEVIDNVGSYVKEHPQKAAIIGFGVGLGLGLALGLIFKKK; encoded by the coding sequence ATGGAAGAAGTGAAAAGAGACAAATCCCTCATCGACGAAATTAAGTTGTATGAGAAAAAAGCCAAAGAAATTGAACAAAGAGCCAAGGAGAAGTATATGGAACAAGTAAGCGACATCAAACAAAAGTTAGGTAAAGCAAGTGAAGAGGCTTCTATCAAAGCAAAAGAAGTCATCGACAACGTAGGGTCTTATGTAAAGGAACATCCACAAAAAGCCGCAATCATTGGTTTTGGTGTGGGTCTTGGACTCGGACTTGCTCTTGGCCTAATTTTTAAGAAGAAATAA
- a CDS encoding LBF_4227 family protein, with the protein MDEKHTKHRKKGGIKSAFEDLVAKVVAYGEVMVIYIQKNLQFYIKNLVLSSVWVFTSIFLIFLGLAYISYGLFLSIQKFLAAGDPILASLGTGFGFLIFAILFLSLVLKKK; encoded by the coding sequence TTGGACGAGAAACATACAAAACATCGCAAAAAAGGCGGAATCAAATCCGCCTTCGAAGATTTAGTCGCTAAGGTTGTTGCCTATGGCGAAGTGATGGTGATTTACATTCAAAAGAACCTCCAATTTTATATTAAAAATTTGGTGCTTTCTTCTGTTTGGGTTTTCACTTCTATCTTTCTTATTTTTTTGGGACTTGCGTACATTTCGTACGGACTTTTTTTAAGCATCCAAAAGTTTTTAGCCGCTGGGGATCCCATCCTTGCCAGTTTAGGAACAGGGTTTGGATTTTTAATTTTTGCAATTTTGTTTTTATCACTCGTTCTCAAGAAAAAATAA
- a CDS encoding Uma2 family endonuclease, with translation MAVTTRKSEFDLTQILNGVSFVTPSPLGFHQQILGKLFFQFQLYLQKENLGEIFTSPLDVILESDVNVVQPDLIYIKKENLSIFHPNGHINGIPDLLVEIISPGSITRDTVDKFAIYEKYGVPEYWLVFPEQKVIEVFTLKAGKYSLFCSTENTNGKITSTVFHDWELMIEQLYQ, from the coding sequence ATGGCTGTTACGACCCGAAAGTCTGAATTTGACCTCACTCAAATTTTAAACGGAGTTTCTTTCGTGACACCTAGTCCACTCGGTTTCCACCAACAAATTCTAGGGAAATTGTTTTTCCAATTTCAACTTTATTTACAAAAAGAAAACTTAGGTGAAATTTTCACCTCTCCCCTCGACGTGATTTTAGAAAGCGATGTGAATGTAGTCCAACCCGATCTTATTTATATCAAAAAAGAAAATCTTTCCATCTTCCATCCAAATGGTCACATCAATGGGATCCCCGACCTACTCGTAGAAATTATATCTCCAGGTTCTATTACGCGAGATACTGTGGATAAGTTTGCCATCTATGAAAAATATGGTGTCCCCGAGTATTGGCTTGTTTTCCCAGAACAGAAAGTGATTGAAGTATTTACACTAAAGGCCGGGAAGTATTCTCTATTTTGTAGTACGGAAAATACAAATGGGAAAATTACTTCCACTGTTTTTCATGATTGGGAATTGATGATAGAACAATTGTATCAGTAA
- a CDS encoding type II toxin-antitoxin system Phd/YefM family antitoxin, giving the protein MEYNIHDAKSNLSKLIIQAIEGKEVVISKAGNPVVKLVRITSDKKKNREIGIYQGKTKISKEFFEPLSNEEISGFIS; this is encoded by the coding sequence ATGGAGTATAACATCCATGATGCGAAATCCAATCTTTCGAAGCTCATCATCCAGGCAATTGAGGGTAAGGAAGTGGTGATCTCCAAGGCGGGAAATCCAGTTGTGAAGTTAGTGCGAATTACTTCTGATAAAAAGAAGAATCGAGAGATAGGAATCTACCAAGGGAAAACAAAAATATCAAAAGAATTTTTTGAACCTCTTTCCAATGAGGAAATTTCAGGTTTTATCTCTTGA
- a CDS encoding ArsR/SmtB family transcription factor — MDLRRDVFQAIADPTRRAILLLVATQSMTAGAIASQFDTKRPTVSKHLQILTECELLKKEPNGREMYYHLNPNKMKEIANFIEPFQKLWDDRFNKLESVMKNYKTKG, encoded by the coding sequence ATGGATTTACGAAGAGATGTTTTTCAGGCAATTGCAGATCCCACAAGGCGGGCCATCCTCCTCCTTGTTGCCACCCAGTCCATGACGGCGGGAGCCATTGCTTCCCAGTTTGATACCAAAAGACCTACTGTTTCCAAACACTTACAAATTTTAACTGAATGTGAATTGTTAAAAAAAGAACCTAACGGTCGTGAGATGTATTACCACCTAAACCCAAACAAAATGAAAGAAATAGCAAACTTCATTGAACCTTTCCAAAAACTTTGGGATGACCGTTTTAACAAATTGGAATCGGTAATGAAAAACTATAAAACGAAAGGATAG
- a CDS encoding SRPBCC family protein has translation MELKTKIYAEDGKQELRIERIFDLPASLVYKAHTVPELIEQWMGNKVLQFEAKNHGSWIYETKNPEGIVLFRANGVFLNMIENESFVRTFEMENTDFPVQLEFFEFQNISENQSKLKMHILYKSVEQRDQILKMPFAMGINMAHNQLEQVLSEKV, from the coding sequence ATGGAACTCAAAACAAAAATTTATGCGGAAGATGGAAAACAAGAGTTAAGAATCGAACGGATCTTCGATTTACCTGCCTCCTTAGTTTATAAAGCTCACACAGTACCAGAACTCATAGAACAATGGATGGGAAACAAAGTTCTTCAGTTTGAAGCAAAAAACCATGGAAGTTGGATTTATGAAACAAAAAATCCAGAAGGAATTGTTTTGTTTCGGGCCAATGGAGTTTTCCTGAATATGATCGAAAATGAAAGTTTTGTCCGAACCTTTGAAATGGAAAACACAGATTTTCCGGTTCAACTGGAGTTTTTTGAGTTTCAAAATATTTCGGAGAACCAATCAAAACTCAAAATGCACATCCTCTACAAATCGGTAGAACAAAGGGACCAAATTTTAAAGATGCCATTTGCAATGGGAATCAACATGGCACACAATCAGTTGGAACAAGTTCTTAGTGAGAAAGTTTGA